The Belonocnema kinseyi isolate 2016_QV_RU_SX_M_011 chromosome 1, B_treatae_v1, whole genome shotgun sequence genomic interval CCAGTACATTTTGAACCGAGGCAATTGGAGATGCGCTGAGACGTTCAGAAAACACTATTGCCGTGAGGTACAGGGGGCTAGTCAAGCAATTTCTACTTCGCTTTTATCCAACTTTACTCCCGTCTAAATAGTAAGTATGTGACACTTTTTACAGTCCAATCTAAATAGTGAGTATGCAacagcttttgaaaaaatcatattataataaaatatgataGAGAAAAAGAATTTCGAATCTTCCTCATTTATAATCTTTTGTAAATCACATAGCGTTGAGGTCACCAGTAGATAACAAACACGTCTCTCATAGGGATGTCGTGTTTCGGTCAAAGGCATATAATACAAGTGTTTTGAATTACAACAAAACACGTATTGTGTGACGGAGCCGATACACGGCATCCTGGTAAGTTTCTTACTGATGAGAGCCGCTATGAGCATAGACGGCGCAGCCGCTCTTGCTGGTGACAAAGTGGGGATAGACGAGAAGAGGAGGGGAGAAAGAGAGGTCGATTAAGGGCTAAGGCGCGGGTACGCAACAGCTTCTCTCATAGGGATGCCGTGTATCGGCTCCGTCACACAATACGTGTTTTGTTGTAATTCAAAACACTtgtaatttggatgaaaaatgttctttttcatttaaaatgttgaaaatttaactatttagttgaaaatcaattttcaaactaaaaatctaactattccagtagaatactaaactatttgactgaaaatccgTTTTCCTCTGTTTATTACGAATTaggtttttaacagaaaatttagtgattatatttttgaattaaaattcaactattttgatgaaaattcatattttttatttagaaattaaactgtttgttcttgaaaattgaagtaatttgtaaacaattcaccttttttttagaaatgttatttttattgtttaaaagtcattattttagttgaaaatttaattgtacatttttggtggaaaattgatcttttatcgttcaaaattcaacaatttggatgaaaatgattatttttcatttacaattcaactatttcgtttaaaatctaaatatttggttaaaacatcgattttctctgtaaaaaattatctttttcgttgctagttaatctttttgtttaaacaatactaaaaacttaaccattcacgtaaaaaaataaactattttactgaaaattcatttttttttgtttgttaggaattagatttttacaataaattttaactattctatttttggatgaaaaatcaactatttggttgaaattttttttttattcacagattAAACTaatgaaatgtaactatttgtttaaaaatttatgaaaatttaagtgtccattttttgttgaaaattgatctttcctaggtcaaattcaacaatttggataaaaatttgtattttttaaaatgtttgttataaaatgttttttatttcgaaattaaactatttgtatgCAAGTTTacttacttttgaaaaattcgccttgttttgtagaaaattaatctttttggtataaaaattcaactattccagctaaagattcataattttcgttgaaaattaattccttaaaatgaaaatttaactattttttgttgaaaattaatcttttcttgttcaaaattcaacaatttgtattaaaattaaaataaaaatcaacataatttgttaaaaaatcgatttttggttaaaaaattgatcttttctagatcaaaattcaacaattttgataaaaatttgtctatttttattgaaaattcaactgttccgtttaaaatctatatattttcttaaaaaatcgatttttttttgtagaaaattatctttttcttttgccAGTTaatcttgttatttaaaaattcttctttgattGCGAAtttgactactttgttgaaaatcaattttttaaactaaaaattcaactattacagtagattttgagtttcaaatgtttctttttttatgaaaattcaactatttggttgaaaattggtattttttatctataaatcaATCTATTTGTTTCAATctgttctgttcaaaattcaacatttcaatagaaaattaaattttttattttattatcatcttttctagctgaaaattaacttttttgttagcaaattcattttttcgagtttaataggcaacttttttctaaaagattggacttttcagctcaaaaactcaatttttccgttaaaaacttatctcttttggtagaaaatttatgttggttggttgaaaatttcactattttgtttcaaaattaatccttttaggtcgcaaattaaatttttttttattcttctttttgaatggaaaattcttccttctgatttgaaaaatcgttccttttcttgtaaaatcatctcttttcgttaaaaattaatctgtataggttgcaaattcaactctttggttgaaaattaaactactttttttgtagaaaatttaattatttttttgcaaattcaactattttaataaaaaataatcttttttggtacaaaaatttttttgttttgataagaaTGCgttattttgggtaaaaaattccaccttctggattgaaaattcatttttcttgttgaaaaatcatctttcttagtttaaaattgatctttattggttaaatttccaactattttgtataaaatgaaccttttttggtagaaaattcaactattttgtagaaagttcgtgcctttggcttgaaatttcaacaacttggttaaaatattattcttctttGTCTGAGAAATCTTATATatggaaaattcaatcattttgttaagaattcatcttttttcgaatttaagttttttttaatttaaaaattcatttttttgattgaagattcttcTCCTACattcaaaatctaactattttgatgaaactacgtttttttcggtttgaaaattaatttttcaatctcaaaatttgactattttctttttatttgaaaattgatctttttcatttgaaataccgttttttgttgaaaatttatttattttcgttcgaaatttaactattttattgcaactacatttttttcaatttgaacattaattatcgatctcaaaatttgactattttatttttgattgaaaattgatctttttcattcgaaataccgttttttgttgaaaatttctttattttagttaaaaattgaactattttgtttaaacttcgaatttttattcttaaaaattaattttttttactgaaaatctgactttgttcaaaactcattttattagttgaagattcaactattttgttgaaaattctttttttttcttgaaaatcttactattttgttaaaaaattaagcattttgttgaaaactcaactattttttaaaaagtcatatttttcgttagaaaattcaactgtttttctttgaaattcgtctttttcgatagaaaattcatccttctgaatttaaatttcatctgtttgttgaaaaatcatattttttagttgaaaataaactttttaaatgaaaatttatcttttcgggttaaaaggccattttttatcaattattcgacATTTAGcttcaaaactaaactatttcgttaaaaattaatcttttttattagaaaattcaactattttgtagaaagttcatgtcTGGCTTGAAATTTCAGCAATTTGGTTGCATGTTTGTCTTCTTTATCTGagaaatcttttttgtagaaaattcaataattttgttgaggattcgtcttttttgaatttaatttttgttttttaattaaaatttagattcttgttgtttaaaaacttaattacttggcgttaaaaattaaatttattggttgaagattcttctccttcgttcaaaatttaactattttattgaaaatacatttttttcagtttgaaaattaatttttcaatctcaaaatttgactattttatttttgattgaaaattgatctttttcatttgaaataccgttttttgttgaaaattgatttattttagttgaaaattcaactattttgtttaaagttcgaatttttattcttaaaaattaatttttttactgaaaatctgactttgttcaaaattcattttattagttaaaaattgaactattttgttgaaagttcattttttttcttaaaaattagattttgttaaaaattcatttaattttgaattttttgttgaaaaatttttttaaaaaggaatattttttgttagaaaattttaggtgaaaataaacttttttgtgaaaattgacctttttgggtttaaaaataaatgttttctaaaatattccactttttagctcgaaaaatcaactatttcgttgaaaatgaatttcttttggtagaaaaatgttttttttttcttgaaaattcaactattttcttaaaaatgctttGTTTAAGCTTGGTCTGatgatttttgatgaaaagggtagacaaattttttaaaatactgtgacatttttgaacagccccattttttattaaattttttaaccaatttaatatTTGCAGGAACGCGACCCCTTTTGCCGGCCTATTTTCTCGGCAAAGGCTACGATCaagttcttgaaatattttcgatttgcACCGAGGAGGAATACACAAAACGACCAAGTGCAAGAGGCGTCGTTGCTTTCTTCAAAACTGCGGTTTATCCcgccaaaaaaaaagtttaatttttattttcgattcatACAAACTCGTTTTTTATTTATCTAGATTAAAAGTAGATCGctataataattagaattaaaaatatcactGCGAGGATAACAGCCAATTggatttttctctgaaaaaaaggaaatacttttttaaaaaaaagtcttttcagATAACTGTTTAGGTGACATTATCTGCAAACAAACCTTTCTGAGTCTTTTGCTTTTCCTTTTTGCTATTTTAAGATCCTGCCCTCCAGAGTCGATATTATCCACCGTTTTTCCAGCGAAATATTCTACGCAGTTTATTTGCTCGcccttaaatttaaaatcgattatcatctttactttttttttatgtaaataggaaattaacgaaaaaagtaTTACTTGTTCTTGAATTAGAAATCCGATATTGAGAAACACGTCTCGGATTTCCGTGATCGATTTCTCCAGTTTTTTTACTTCACTGTGCCGCGTTTGTATGTCTGACAATTGCTGTTTTGTCAGTTGAATGTCTGCTAAAATCTGAAAATCCGTACTTTAGTGAATATTCAAAAGAgcttttctttaagaaaaaaaacttacaTTATCGACAAAAAGACTAGTTTCTTGAGCATCGATCATTTCATCCAGCTCAGCACTTGTGATTTGTCTTCTGGctagaagagaaaaaaatgtacagttgagagtattatttttgtaatgttttttttttgtgtgacttACTTAAGAGCCTTTGTTGGTGTAATAAGGATGTACATTTTTCGTGGTAT includes:
- the LOC117176981 gene encoding syntaxin-1A-like isoform X2 — its product is MIRDRMPDLCAQRRNSFLQRSNSFLQDMQIQIRQDKKLNQVLEDAGEIRDLIQLLVENIAKVKEMQNNVLTHTDKSIQVELDNRIFTISQTAKRVQGKLTEMGKQTTKIDDLTVESAAEGPAHERVKILQYTTMLKLYSETIQDYNESLLRYHEKCTSLLHQQRLLTRRQITSAELDEMIDAQETSLFVDNILADIQLTKQQLSDIQTRHSEVKKLEKSITEIRDVFLNIGFLIQEQVILFSLISYLHKKKVKMIIDFKFKGEQINCVEYFAGKTVDNIDSGGQDLKIAKRKSKRLRKRKIQLAVILAVIFLILIIIAIYF
- the LOC117176981 gene encoding syntaxin-1A-like isoform X1 codes for the protein MIRDRMPDLCAKQRRNSFLQRSNSFLQDMQIQIRQDKKLNQVLEDAGEIRDLIQLLVENIAKVKEMQNNVLTHTDKSIQVELDNRIFTISQTAKRVQGKLTEMGKQTTKIDDLTVESAAEGPAHERVKILQYTTMLKLYSETIQDYNESLLRYHEKCTSLLHQQRLLTRRQITSAELDEMIDAQETSLFVDNILADIQLTKQQLSDIQTRHSEVKKLEKSITEIRDVFLNIGFLIQEQVILFSLISYLHKKKVKMIIDFKFKGEQINCVEYFAGKTVDNIDSGGQDLKIAKRKSKRLRKRKIQLAVILAVIFLILIIIAIYF
- the LOC117176981 gene encoding syntaxin-1A-like isoform X4; the encoded protein is MQNNVLTHTDKSIQVELDNRIFTISQTAKRVQGKLTEMGKQTTKIDDLTVESAAEGPAHERVKILQYTTMLKLYSETIQDYNESLLRYHEKCTSLLHQQRLLTRRQITSAELDEMIDAQETSLFVDNILADIQLTKQQLSDIQTRHSEVKKLEKSITEIRDVFLNIGFLIQEQVILFSLISYLHKKKVKMIIDFKFKGEQINCVEYFAGKTVDNIDSGGQDLKIAKRKSKRLRKRKIQLAVILAVIFLILIIIAIYF